From Malus sylvestris chromosome 1, drMalSylv7.2, whole genome shotgun sequence:
acaattttttcttttacatcTTATTCTCTACCTGCTTGtaatttttattctttctattttttaaaaatatttttaaaaagtaaagaaataaaggaaaaataaCTACCTACTACGTAagtagttttgttttgttagtttgtattttttttaaattaaattgtttcattttaaaatcctaattaggAGAGATAATTTTGGGGATTGTGAAtaattcattatttttcctTTACTTTATATATACTAGCATATGTGACACATCCCCGCCCGGGCAGGACCACTTCCTGAGcccgactccaccgtagcacgatattgtccgatttgggccccgaccacgtcctcaaggttttgtttttgggaactcacgcaagaacttcccagtgggtcacccatcatgggattgctatcgcgcgaactcgcttaacttcggagttccgatggaacccaaagccagtgagctcccaaaagacctcgtgctaggtagagatgagaatatacatataaggcttacaagatccactctcttgggcgatgtgggatgttacaatccacctcccttaGGAGCTCGATGTCCTCattggcacacttccggccagggattggctctgataccaaattgacacatcCCGCCCGGGcaggaccacttcccgggctcgactccaccgtagcacgatattgtccattttgtaccctgaccacgccctcacggttttatttctgggaactcacacgagaacttcccattaggtcacccatcatgggattgttttcgcgcgaactcgcttaacttcggagttctgatggaacccgaagccagtgagctcccaaaaagcctcgtgctaggtagagatgagaatatacatataagacttacatgatccactcccttgggcgatgtgggatgttacaatcttCATTTATCACAAGAGCCTTAAGTATATCTTCAATCAGCCAAACCTCAATCTCTGGCAGCGGAAGTGGGTAGAGTTATTAAGTGATTATGAGTCATGACTGCACCATTGAGTATCACCCAGGTCGTGCTAATTCGGTGGCTAATGCTCTTAGTAGGAAGTCTCATGGCCAACTTAATGCTGTTTATGCTAGTCGCATTCCTCTTTTGACTGACCTAAGATCCACTGGAGTAGCTTTGAAAGAGGGTCGTCGGGGGGCCCTAATTGCCAGTTTTCAGGTCAGGCTGGTTCTGTTGGATCGTGTTCTCGAAGCCCAGAGAAATGATACAAAATCTCAGGAATTGATACAAGCAATGTCAGACGGGAAAAAGAAGGACCTCTGGATTAGAGATCCTGacggcatgcttatgcaaggtGAACGGATGTATGTACCGAATGTTAAGGAACTGAAGAGAGACATATTAGACGAAGCGCATATTTCtgcttatgcgatgcatccaatGAGCACCAAGATGTACCATACCATCCGACACTTCTATTATTAgccaggtatgaaaagagagaTTGCAAAGTATGTTAGCCGTTGTGCAATTTGCCAGCAGGTTAAGGCAGAAAGGAAAAGGCTATTTGGATTGCTACAACCACTTCCGAtacctcagtggaaatgggaagatattacaatggattttgtgtacaaattACCTCGTACGCGAAATGGTTACGATGGTATCTGGGtggtagttgatcggcttaccaAGTCAGTGCACTTCATACTCGTTCGTGAAATTTTCTCGTTAAGTCAGTTGGCCGAACGGTTCGTCTCTGTGTGGTTAGGTACCACGGAGTTCCAGTTAATATCATTTCTGACGGAGACCCTCAATTTACTTCGAAGTTCtgggtagcttttcaggaagctttGGGATCGAGACTACTCTACAGCACCgcctatcatcctcaaacaaatgGGCAGTCAGAGAGAACTATCCAGACcttggaagatatgttgagatcatCAGTTCTACAGTTTGGAGACGCTTGGCATAAACGCTTACCGTTGATAGAGTTCACATACAACAACTTCCATTCTAGTATTAGTATGGCACCGTTTGAAGCGTTGTATGGGAAACCGTGTTGTACTCCACTTTGTTGGTCCGAGGTCGGTGAGCGAGTTTTGGTGGGCCCTGAGATCGTAGATGAGACGACAAAAAATATTCAGGTGATAAAGGCTAACCTGAAAGTGGCCTAGGATCTGCAGAAGAGTCTCACGGACAGACATTCTACCGATAAAGTTTATGAGGTTGGTGATTGGGTATTCTTGAAATTATTGCCGTGGAAAGGTGTTGtgagatttggaaagaaagggaaGCTCAGCCCTAGGTACATCGGACTGTACTAGATCGTTGAACGAGTCGGTGAAGTTGCTTATCGACTTGCTTTGCCACCAGAGTTGTCAAGAGTGCACAATGTGCTTTATGTATCAATGTTACGAAGGTACGTTTCTGATCCGTCACACGTAATCCCTCCTCAACCACTGGAGATCAATCTAGATTTTACCTATGATGAGGTTCCAGTGACTATCCTTGATTGGAAATATCAGGTTCTTAGGAACAAGACCGTGCGGATGGTGAAGgttttgtggaggaaccactcgGTGAAGGAAGCCACTTGGGAGACAGAATAGCGTATGCGAGATATGTATCCACGTCTATTTTATGGCTTTGATTTGTAGTCCATGTtgaaatttcggggacgaaatttttataaggggggtagattgtgacgacccgtcgctaattttcatatgtaatttctccatgaatatgtaatttgacGGTTATACCCTTAGTGGCAAGTGACGTGGACACGTTTATTTCccttaaattatttatttcctCATATCACATTTAAATTGTGCACACTAGTACAAGTCGGCGTAGATCttaaagtgtaaaaatatctactTTGGATACATTTCGATTTCCTTTTATTGTAGGAAATCTGAAATCTTATcctttgaattcttttttttatcCTACCCGTGCACCCCCCATCATTCACTCACCCATCACCCTTTCACCAATCCCATCTCTCCCTCATTTCTGTCATCCAatcagaaaaaggaaaaaaaaagaactctctctctattctctctttCCCTCCCGTATACTCCCTCTTCTGCAACACCATGAACGAGCTTCAAAGCTCGTAGATTGAACTCACAAACTACACCATCATCCTCATCTCTACCCCTAAGAACTCAACCATACCCCTGGTTCACATGTTGATTGAGTTTTGGTCATCCAACTCGAAAGGTTCGACTGGATGAGTTCGATATATCAATTTTCAGGCCATTCACGGCTTAGGTAAGCCTCGAGAAACCCTTAGAACCTTCATTTCAATTCTATGGGTTGATATTGATCcttgtttgtgttttgaacgTTTGGTTTTACCCAAAAAACtcgagaagaagaaggtgcacattttttttcaatcaaGAACCATGACCATTTGGTCACTTTCAACCCATTTTTCCGGTTAACCTCGACCACAGCTGGACTCCTATTAGGTACAAACTTGTTCTCtacattcctaacttcaaaatgacttttgaatcactgagtttgatcaagtaacgagttagaaatcaactctAGAAGTTAGGAAGAAAATTCCAGTTTTCTGGAAATCTGCAACCATGGTCATTTGGCCACTTTCAGGCCAAATTTCTGAATAACACGACTGTATTCAAACTTTCTATGAATTAGGATTGATACAtcacattcctagctttaatttggcttttgtagaagtgttttttgttaaaaatcgAGCTCGTTATGAGCTCTGAAAGTTGGCTaaaaaatctgcaaaactgCAGAAAATCACGAGGAAGGCGAGTACGCCTGTACTCGCAGGCGCGTGGGGCGCATGTGGGCATTTTGTGAAACCCCTTTGGGCGGCGTGTGGTTGACACGTGTGTCTTCGTGTCGTAGAGTAGATCGATTTCAcatatttaaaccctaggtttgagcaaaaCTATaggggttttatttaggtttccattatgtgctttaattaatgttattttagttatttcacatataaggaaaacttatcccgaggatttacgaggccaagctaggctcggggACTACGACCCAGCAAtgtacttgtgagtgggcattttgtttttatacctatacatattatagtttccataaatgcgtatttacttcatttcttacgcttatattgccaagtatcgttattatgttattaattgtgataaatgctgctatatggttgggatattactgtcatgacattcatatatataattgtacatgctcatcttgctgcactggtgttagtactcgcctaGGGCCAGATCCATtccttcatgtgtatgttcacatcgcaccgttcGTTCGctttggatccaagttaggtgccagtcatgtcgggtagattgcattaggcaatccgacttgtatgtgatgtgcttctacaccagtcttcacgtgatcgtaatACTAGAGCgtattgattacatccagtcatgttcgtgtcagaaattatctgttcgaacttgttaatgtcagcttagatggatgagcacttagctatacttgattatcacatgattgaTTACATCATTAGTTGGCATATTCCTGGTTATTATACTGCTATAATGTTATCGAATTATTGTTTATATACCCGagtagtatgttttaaggaaactatacttgttttatggcaAGGGGTTAGTATTTTCAAGGTTAAAGGTTTttcttataagcattgttttgcggACCCACacaactttgttttttgcccctTCAGGACCTAGATAGTTGTACTCTTTGTGGCACTCAAGGAAtctcggcagttctgacatttccttctattttagacgtacgaacttatcactGTTATGTAATAAGTGTGCTTTAGTTATTTTGACTACTCTTCtgtagtctcactgtctattacgctctgaataattgtagtgggttcacCCCACGATTTGCGCACTCTTTCATtgtttagttctaattagttttaattttattcactttttacatcacttacccttatggttacgtcacctcacggtgatggccagcatgcttcaacctttccaggtcggggtgtgtcaatatgcctagacactttgtgtgtatgaacactttttatttttgttaaaaaaaaaaaaggagagagaacATGGGtgggagtgggaggttttttacttttttaatattaaatatatcttaacatcacctgtagatgaagctttaataaaaaaaagtaaaatttggtgtgtgaaattatattattactCATCATTTTTTTGGCCTAATTGGATAGATGGTCCTCGTGGTGATGAGGTTATCGAAAGATAGCccttgtggtaaaaaaattaggatttaaacccccgAGGTGTAGtccgttagcaaatttagtccacaAGTAACATTTTCCGTTAGTTGTTCATTAAATGTGGGGTAAAAATGTACTTTTGACGTGTTCTTCTTCCTTGTCTCTCTACGTTTCCTCGTCTAGCTGGGTTGTGATTTTGTTGGAGGAGTAAGCGATGGTAAAGGAGGAAGATCTAGCTGCGCTTTTCTGCAATGGCTACTTTGCCACTGGATCATTGCGAATTTGGGTttcttaggattttttttttttttttgtcaataggAATTCCATTAACAAACAGTAGGGAGGCAATGTGGAAAATGCAACCTTCGCAAATGCACTAGATACATTGTATGGTAACAATAAGTTGGTGTGGAATAGAAGTCACAAAGCTTATAAGAAATGGGGTTGGTCTGAGGACGATGTTCTCTCTGCTTTTAAGCAGTGCCCAACTTGTATGATTATGTCGGGGCAGAAGCTAATGTAAACgatgaatttttttaatgaataagATAGGATGGTTGTCAGGAATGATTGCCAAGTACCCTGTGGTCATGAACTTGAGTTTGGAgaggagacttatcccgaggtgTTCGGTTGTTAAAGTTTTGTTGTTGAAAGGTTTGATAAATGAGAACTTCAATTTGGGTTCGGTGGTGATACCTGTGAAGAAGCAGTTCTTGGAGACGTTTGTGAATAGATTCGCAATGATCCAGAGGCAAAGTAGCCACTGCAGAAAAGTGCAGCTGGATCTTCCTCCTTTATCATCGCTTACTCCCCCAACAAAATCAAAACCCAGCTAGACGAGGAAACGTAGAGAGACAAGGAAGAAGAACACGTCAAACGTACATTTTTACCCTGCATTTAATGGACAACTAACGGAAAAATCACTtgtggactaaatttgctaacggaCTATACCAcgagggtttaaatcctaatttttttaccacaaggGCTATCTTCCGATAACCTTATTACCACGAGGACCATCTATCCGATTAggccttcttttttttttttttttttttgagtgatTAGAAGACTAAATAGTCTTTTTACCTtcttttgattgacaaagaTGATTCTATGAATAGGtagtatagatatatatatatgttatttaTTTCACAATTGAATCAATTTAAGAAAGCGGTAAACCTAAGGACTTATCAATAGGTAATGTTGCTTCAATACCCAACAACGGCCTATTACAAAACcagtaaataaaaattaaggtcatctccaatgaGAGAGTTAAAGGTctttaaagtaaaaaaaaatgaccTAATTTGTCAAAAAATTTATTTCCAATCGATAGATGGGCTATAATTCTATGGAGCTCATCAGACCATTATTTGGCCAAAGGGGCATCAGGCTAGCCAAATATAGCCCCCCTTTTTAGCCCCTTTACTCTTTAGttgcaataattgattcaaattccACGGCTAGATTTGAAAAAATACAATGGTGGTTTAACTAAATTAACCAATAATTGTAAAGtataaactcaaaactaataaattattgagggggtTATGTTTAgttccttcggttggagatgatatatGAGTATGGTCTGACAcggttcattaaaaaaaattaatttttttttttgcagggcTATATTTAGCCCTTTCAGTTAGAGATGGTCTAAGGTTGTCGCTATAAAGGATTCACTTTATTGTCATTTTCAGTTCTATGCTTCTTCATGAAGGAAtaaagtgatttttcaatattaacTTGCATTTTCACTAAAGATTTGTTCCAAAagtatttttaccaaaaacactttcaatcattttaaaaacagttCTAAACGAGCCCTAATTCATTTTTGTAGAGTTGAAGAGAAACATCTCAATACATGTCTTATCTTTTTAGAAATTCATATTTGTAGTAATGAAATACTACTTTTCCTACCCCAAGTGAtaaatgattgaattttttttttcttgacaaATAATAGTGTTATTAACTTAGTGGGTTGAATTGTTAGTTGTTAGTGCAGGGGAGGGGGTGCTAGTGGGGGAGAGGACCGGAATCGAACTCGCACCAAGATGTATAGGCATCATTATTTTCCTCTACTAGGGTAAAATATCATCTACGATAAATACTTAATTACAAGATGGTATATACTCTTTATAAATGAACAAAAACTACCTTATCATTGGAAAGTACATTAATATAAACACTTTGTAAGAAGAGGTGATGTAAACAAACGAGTCAAAGTGGATTGTTCTACACTAGCACATCCACATAATAACTCTACCAGGATAGATACAAAATACGTGCAGAATCATCATAGATGAACTGATTGAAATAACCAACCAAAATTTGCAGTCATTATATACTGAACAAAAGCAAAGCCCTCGTATGGGTAGGACAATAATAAAAAGCCATAGAAAACCTTGTAGATATTTAAACTAAAAAACATATAATCGTAATTGTTTGATTCTCAAGACATTCTTTGAACCAATCATAGTTTTGTTACTTGAGGTACACATATCCTAGACAATAAAAAAGATCGAGTAAGAAACTAGACCCCCAAAATGCAGGGGAAACTCATACAACAATGAAATCATACAACTGACAAAAGGGAAAAATGAAAACCCGGTAATCGGGTTTTACGAAAGTTGCTATCGAGATGATCTATAGATTCTTAACAAAGAGGCAGATCCACCGGTGGTTGCTCGACTGACTGCAGTGCCCCAACTCCATTGTCCACCAAGAACACCATGGCCAAACCCCAGTTGATGTGGACATCCAAGTGACAATGCATTATCCATGCACCTACATatgtcaaatatttatttaaatatataaaaatcttAAACACATTGACACTGAGTCATAATTTCAAAAtagaatattgtcttgtttaaAAGTGAAATTTTTACCTGGATTGTCAGCGACAAATCGAATGACTGCCCATCCATTCGCAGGCACTGCCACTGTGTTCCTCAGAGGTGGATCAATAAGGTTGAACTTTTTGGTATCAGTCTGGGCATTGAAATTTCCAAAACCCTCAGCAAGGATGTAAAAATCGTATCCGTGAAGATGGATAGGATGGTTTTCTGGTGTGACGATGCTTGTGTCCTGCAGCACAACCTGCACCCTTGATCCATACTTCAACTTGTATCCTCTAGTGCCTGACATTGGTTGCCAAAGAGAGCGACTCACATTGCCAGTGTAGTCGAATTTCGTCGGAGGGTTTGCTGGAAAATCAGCAGTGAAAACTCCAGGGATGTTTTGTAGGTATGCCTGAAGGATTGAAATGTTGTTTGGAAGCACGAAGGACACATTGTTCATGCTGGCTGTGAAGCGTGTCCCATTTGGGCCTTGGCACCTTTGGGATCCAAAAAATTTCGGGCAGTTGTTGAGTCCAAGACCAATTGTGAAGAAGAGATTTTCATCGATTTCAGTTGGGACTTCAACTTTTCTTGGACTTCTGAAACTCTTGGTGAAAGCAGAAGCAGTGTTTGTGTCATTGAAAGCAGGGAGTTGTGCCATAATTGGTTTGGCTGCTGAACTGTTTTTGCAATTGGGGCTGCAAGGGGCAGACTTGTATTCAAGaatggcggtggtggtggtgttgtcGAATGCTGCATTTTGCGCGCTGAAATAAGCACTCGCCGCCAAGTAGTACCGGGCTGGTGACTGGTCACCGGTGATTAAAACATCAGTGGTCTGCCCAGGCCCTAGCATGAGAACCGTGGTAGTGAAAGGTTTGGTGTAGGAGGCATCAGCACTAACAACGGTGAGCTTGTGGTTGGCCACGGAGAAGAAAAGAGGTTGGTTGAGTGCAGCGTTGATGACTCTAAGAAGGTTGGTCTCGCCGGAGTCTATAGGAACTATGACAGTGTCTGCATACAGAAATCATAATAAAAATTTACTAGTTTATACGTGGCACATAAGATTTACTTATTACATCAATTACCGGGtaagtttaaacacatattATGTGCGTGGCACGTTAAACTTAGTTGTTACATCAATATCATAATGTTTTATCAAGGATAGAATTG
This genomic window contains:
- the LOC126625265 gene encoding laccase-12-like, whose protein sequence is MEALNAIFVNKIRFTLCLFGLCLLVASSTMSLAEPQIHKHEFVVQATPVKRLCKTQNSITVNGQLPGPTLEVNNGDTLVVKVTNRAQYNVTIHWHGIRQMRTGWADGPEFVTQCPIRPGGSYTYRFTIQGQEGTLWWHAHSSWLRATVYGALIIHPKQGDSYPFTKPKSETTLLLGEWWNANPIDVLRQATMTGAAPNVSDAYTINGQPGDLYNCSSQDTVIVPIDSGETNLLRVINAALNQPLFFSVANHKLTVVSADASYTKPFTTTVLMLGPGQTTDVLITGDQSPARYYLAASAYFSAQNAAFDNTTTTAILEYKSAPCSPNCKNSSAAKPIMAQLPAFNDTNTASAFTKSFRSPRKVEVPTEIDENLFFTIGLGLNNCPKFFGSQRCQGPNGTRFTASMNNVSFVLPNNISILQAYLQNIPGVFTADFPANPPTKFDYTGNVSRSLWQPMSGTRGYKLKYGSRVQVVLQDTSIVTPENHPIHLHGYDFYILAEGFGNFNAQTDTKKFNLIDPPLRNTVAVPANGWAVIRFVADNPGAWIMHCHLDVHINWGLAMVFLVDNGVGALQSVEQPPVDLPLC